A region of Panthera uncia isolate 11264 chromosome D4, Puncia_PCG_1.0, whole genome shotgun sequence DNA encodes the following proteins:
- the TMEM252 gene encoding transmembrane protein 252, which produces MRNRTGLVLCALVLLTGFLMICLGAFLISSGSMFNCRGNLILAYMLLPLGFVILLSGIFWSTYRQARESKGVFTHVLRRHLAHGALPLATVDRPDFYPPAYEESPDVEKQPCPAEGEASDVPPPVYTEMGLGFEDAPDARPEAPPSYEESVAGGVATATPFEGCSGC; this is translated from the exons ATGCGGAACAGAACCGGTCTAGTGCTCTGTGCCCTTGTCCTCCTGACGGGCTTCCTGATGATCTGCCTGGGAGCCTTCCTCATTTCCTCAGGATCGATGTTCAACTGTCGAGGGAACCTGATCCTGGCCTATATGCTTCTGCCCCTGGGGTTTGTGATCCTTCTGAGTGGAATTTTCTGGAGTACCTACCGCCAGGCCAGGGAAAGCAAAGGGGTGTTCACGCACGTGCTCAGACGACACCTTGCTCACGGGGCACTGCCCCTGGCCACAGTCGACAG GCCAGACTTCTACCCCCCTGCGTATGAAGAGAGTCCTGATGTGGAGAAGCAACCCTGTCCGGCAGAGGGAGAGGCCTCGGATGTCCCTCCACCTGTGTACACAGAGATGGGCCTTGGATTCGAGGATGCACCTGACGCCCGCCCAGAGGCCCCACCTTCCTATGAGGAGTCCGTGGCAGGCGGGGTGGCGACAGCCACACCATTTGAAGGATGCTCAGGATGCTGA